The DNA window CGCCCTCGACCTGTCGTCTATGAGCCTCGCCGTGCAGTTACGGCATGGCCTCGCGGACGAACCCGTAGCCGTGCAGGCGACCGGCCGAGAGCTGGCCGCCGTGCGGGTTGAGGGGGAGCGCGCCGTCCAGGGCGATCGTCGTGCCATCCGCGATGAAGTCGGTCGCCTCGCGGGGGTGTGGAAGAACGTCAGCTCAGCAGTTCGATGATGGTCGCGTTCGCGGTGCCACCGCCCTCGCACATGGTCTGCAGCCCGTACTGCAGGTTCTGCCGCCGCATCTGGGCGATCATCCGTGTCATGAGAATGGCGCCGGAACCGCCGAGCGGATGCCCGACCGCGATCGCACCGCCCAGCGGGTTGAGCCGCTTCGCATTCGCGCCGGTTTCGGCCAGCCAGGCCAGCGGGACCGGTGCGAACGCCTCGTTGACCTCGAACACCCCGATATCGTCGATGGTGAGCCCGGCCTTGCGCAGCGCCTTCTGCGTCGCCGGAATCGGACCGGTGAGCATCACGATCGGGTCCGCGCCGCTCACCGCTCCGGAGTGGTAGCGCGCGATCGGGGTGAGGCCGAGTTCGCGGGCTCGCTCCGGGGTCGTGATGAGCAGTGCGCCCGCACCGTCGGAGATCTGCGACGAGTTCCCGGCGTGGATCACGCCATCGGGTTTGAAGGACGGCTTCAGTCCGGCGAGCTTCTCGACGGAGGTGCCGCGCCGCAGTCCCTCGTCCACGCTGAAGCTCGTGCCGTTCACCTCGATCGGCACGATGTGGTCGTCGAAGACGCCTGCGTCGATCGCCGCCGCGGCCTTCGTATGGGAACCGGCGGCGAAGTCGTCGAGCTGCTCACGACTGAAACCCCACCGCTCGGCGATCAGCTCGGCGCCGATGCCCTGGTTGAACTCGAACCCGTTGTAGCGCGCCAGAACTCCGGGCCCGTAGGGCATGCCGGTGGTCCGATGCGAACCGAGGGGGACCCGGCTCATCGTCTCCACACCCCCGGCGACCACCAGGTCGTACTGCCCCGCCATGACGGCATGTGCGGCGGAGTCGACCGCCTGCTGGCTGGAACCGCAGGCCCGGTTGATCGTCACCCCCGGGACGTGCTCGGGCCATCCGGCCGCGAGCACCGCGAATCGGCCGATATTGCTCGACTGGTCACCGATCTGGGTCACACAGCCCCAGACCACGTCGTCGACGGTGCCGGGGTCGATACCGGTGCGCTTCGCGAGTGCGGTGAGCACGTGTGCGGACAGGTCGGCGGCGTGCACCTCCGACAGCGAGCCGTTGCGCTTACCGAGCGGCGTGCGCACGGCGTCGACAATGACGGCTTCTCTCATGGTTGGTTCCCTCTCGCTGAGTACTCCGGGGCGGCCCACGGGCGACCGTCCTGATGTTGTGTTATCGCGTCGACGATGTCCGCGCCGGCACGGCGGCGCCGCTGGCGAGTAGCTCGTCGATACCCTCGACGCCCCACTCCGTGAACACCGCGCGGGTGTCCGCGCCGACGGCCGCAGCGGTGGCGCCCGGCCGCGACGGCGTTGCCGAAAACCGTGGTGCCGCAGCCGGTTGCACGACTCCGTCCCGGGTGACCACACTCCCACGCGCGGCCACGTGCGCGTGTGCGGCCGCCTCGGTGAGCCCGAGCACCGGCGCGACGCAGGCGTCGGTCCCTTCGAACAGCGTCGCCCATTCGTCTCGGGTGTGTTGGGCGAACCGCTCGGCCAGCTCGCGCCGCAGCTGCGGCCAGGTCGAGCGGTCGTGCTGCTGTTCCGGGTCGACGTCGAGCCCGAGCAGGTCGATCAGTCGCCGATAGAACTTCGCCTCTAGGGCACCGACCGCCACGTGTTTGCCGTCCTTGGTCTCGTACACGGCATAGAACGGCCAACCGCCGTCGAGTTGGTTGACCCCGCGCTCATCGGTCCACGCGCCGCGCGCGAGTTTGGCGAAGGTGCTCGCGAGCAGGTGCGCGGTGCCGTCGACGATGGACGCGTCGACGATCTGCCCCTGCCCGGTTCGTGCGGCCGCATGCAGCGCCGCGAGCACACCGATCACGAGATAGCAACCGCCGCCGCCGAAATCGCCGACGAGATTGAGCGGAATCTGCGGCGGTCCGCCCGCGGTTCCCATCGCGTGCAGCGCACCGGTGAGCGCGATATAGGTGATGTCGTGTCCGGCCGCGGCGGCCAGTGGCCCATCCTGACCCCATCCGGTCATCCGGCCGTAGACCAGCCGGGGATTGCGCGCCAGGCATTCATGCGGTCCGATGCCGAGTCGCTCGGTCACACCCGGCCGAAATCCTTCGATCAGTACATCGGCGCGTGCGACCAGCTCGAGCAGGGCGGCGGGTGCGGACGGGTGCTTCAGGTCGAGTACCACCGACCGTTTGCCGCGGTTGGTCACATCCGTCGGCCCGCCCGCGCCGATCTCGTCCAGGCGGTCCGGTCGATCCACCCGCACGACCTCGGCGCCGAGGTCGGCTAGGCACATTCCGGCGAACGGACCCGGGCCGATGCCGCCGAGTTCGACCACCCGCACACCGGCAAGAGGTCCGGTAACCATCATTGGTCTCCTGATCGTCCGCAGGCGCTGCTCCCGCGACGATGCCGCTCATTCGAATTGAGGATATGCAATGTGAAAACCAACCTGCCAGTAACATTGATAGTGATAAATGATACTTTTTAGTGATGCTCGGCTCGGCGCGGTCAGCGCCCCTTCCATACGGGCGCCCGCTTCTCGGCGAAGGCGGTGGCGCCTTCGGTGGCGTCGGCCGAGGCGAATACCGGCGCGGTGATCTCGGCCTGGTTCTCCCAGCCCTGCTCGAGGGTCCAGTCCGCGCTGGAGCGGGCGATCTGCTTGGTCGCCGCGACGGCGAGCGGGCCGTTCTTCGCGATCGTCTCGGCGAGTTCCAGCGCGCCCGCCAATGCGCCGCCTTCGTCGGTGAGCCGATTGATCAGCCCGATTTCGGCGGCCCGCTCGGCGCTGATCGATTCACCGGTCAGCAACAATTCGAGCGCGATCGCGAACGGTACCCGCCGCGGCAGCGTCAGTGCCGCACCCGCGCGAGCGACCAGCGATCGCTTCACCTCCGGCACCCCGAAGCGGGCCGTGCGCGCCGCGACGACCAGGTCGCAGGCCAGCAGCAGCTCGAATCCGCCCGCCAGCGCCCAGCCTTCGGCCGCGCCGATCAACGGTTTGCGCGGCGGTGTCATCGCGATCCCGCACAGGCCGCGGCCCTCGATCGCCGGGCTCTCGCCACGCAGGAACGCCTTCAAATCCATTCCGGCGGAGAATGTCCCGCCCGCGCCGGTGAGCACGCCGACCCACAGCTCATCCGACGCATCGAGCTCGTCGACGGCGGCGGCCACACCGGCGGCCACCTCGGCATCGAGCGCGTTCTTCACCTCGGGGCGATTGATCGTGATGATCTGGATCGCGCCACGACGCTCGACGCGCACCACGTCCGACATGTCTTCTCCTTCGTATCGGCTCCGGCGCCGACTCGATAGCGGCTTTATAGGACACTTAATCAGGCCGTCGATACAATTGCCAGTGCTGATTTCACCACAGGTTCGCCTCCATCTAGGTTGAAT is part of the Nocardia sp. NBC_00565 genome and encodes:
- a CDS encoding thiolase family protein, whose protein sequence is MREAVIVDAVRTPLGKRNGSLSEVHAADLSAHVLTALAKRTGIDPGTVDDVVWGCVTQIGDQSSNIGRFAVLAAGWPEHVPGVTINRACGSSQQAVDSAAHAVMAGQYDLVVAGGVETMSRVPLGSHRTTGMPYGPGVLARYNGFEFNQGIGAELIAERWGFSREQLDDFAAGSHTKAAAAIDAGVFDDHIVPIEVNGTSFSVDEGLRRGTSVEKLAGLKPSFKPDGVIHAGNSSQISDGAGALLITTPERARELGLTPIARYHSGAVSGADPIVMLTGPIPATQKALRKAGLTIDDIGVFEVNEAFAPVPLAWLAETGANAKRLNPLGGAIAVGHPLGGSGAILMTRMIAQMRRQNLQYGLQTMCEGGGTANATIIELLS
- a CDS encoding CaiB/BaiF CoA transferase family protein: MVTGPLAGVRVVELGGIGPGPFAGMCLADLGAEVVRVDRPDRLDEIGAGGPTDVTNRGKRSVVLDLKHPSAPAALLELVARADVLIEGFRPGVTERLGIGPHECLARNPRLVYGRMTGWGQDGPLAAAAGHDITYIALTGALHAMGTAGGPPQIPLNLVGDFGGGGCYLVIGVLAALHAAARTGQGQIVDASIVDGTAHLLASTFAKLARGAWTDERGVNQLDGGWPFYAVYETKDGKHVAVGALEAKFYRRLIDLLGLDVDPEQQHDRSTWPQLRRELAERFAQHTRDEWATLFEGTDACVAPVLGLTEAAAHAHVAARGSVVTRDGVVQPAAAPRFSATPSRPGATAAAVGADTRAVFTEWGVEGIDELLASGAAVPARTSSTR
- a CDS encoding crotonase/enoyl-CoA hydratase family protein, with product MSDVVRVERRGAIQIITINRPEVKNALDAEVAAGVAAAVDELDASDELWVGVLTGAGGTFSAGMDLKAFLRGESPAIEGRGLCGIAMTPPRKPLIGAAEGWALAGGFELLLACDLVVAARTARFGVPEVKRSLVARAGAALTLPRRVPFAIALELLLTGESISAERAAEIGLINRLTDEGGALAGALELAETIAKNGPLAVAATKQIARSSADWTLEQGWENQAEITAPVFASADATEGATAFAEKRAPVWKGR